From the genome of Streptomyces sp. NBC_01304:
TGGTGGTGCTGCGCGGGTTCTGGGCGCGTGTCGCGATCTTCCTGGGTCTTGTCTTCGGGTACGTCCTGTCGTGGGTCCTCGACCGCACGGCGGGGAAGATCCACTCGGCTGACGGCTCGGGCAAGGTGACGGACCACTGGCGCATCGACTTCAGCGGTGTCGCCAAGGCCGACTGGATCGGCTTCCCGAGCTTCCACGCCCCGAACTTCTCGGCCTCGGCGATCCTCGTGGCGCTGCCCGTGCTCGTGGCGCTGATCGCGGAGAACGCCGGCCATGTGAAGGCCGTGGGCGAGATGACCGGCGAGGTCCTCGACGACAAGATGGGCACGGCCATCGCCGCCGACGGAACCGCCACGATGCTCTCCACCGCCGTCGGCGGACCGGCGACCACCACGTATGCCGAGAACATCGGCGTCATGGCGGCGACCCGTGTGTACTCGACGGCGGCCTACTGGGCCGCGGCGTGCTTCGCGTTGCTGTTCGGCCTGTGCCCGAAGATCGGCGCACTGGTCGCGGCGATCCCCGGCGGCGTGCTCGGGGGCATCACCGTGATCCTTTACGGCATGATCGGCCTGCTCGGCGCCCAGATCTGGGTCCGGAACAAGGTGGACTTCACCCAGCCGCTCAATCTGGTTCCGGCCGCGGCGGGAGTCATCATCGGCATCGGTGGCGTGTCGCTGAAGTTCAGCGACAACTTCGAGCTGAGCGGCATCGCCCTGGGCACCCTGATCGTGGTCACCGGCTATCACGCCCTGCGCTGGCTCTCGAAGGCCGCCGGCACCCATCAGTCGCCCCTCCTCGACGGCGGCACCAGCGAGTACGACAACGACGTCCGCGCTTCGGGCTGAGGATCCTGCGCCCCGAGGGGAGGCAGTGGGGGCGTTCAAGGCACATTCAAGTGGCTCACATGGGGTGCGCGCCAGACTTCTGATTGTCCATGCGCGCGGTACCCGTTGGCATTCCGCCTGGCCGTCGCAGCACCGGATGACCTGGCCAGGATCTACCGGGCTCGTGCCGCGCGACGAGGTGATCGAGGGCGTGGCGGCGCCCGCGCGTGCTGGAAGGCTCCGGCCATTACGCCGTCATGGGCCGGGAGTTCGCCGCCGCACCGGCCGAGGTGGTGGCCGAGCGGATCGCTGCGGGGTCGGTGGACGAAAGACCGTGACGAATCTTTCAGCTGACGATGCGGAGCCACGACATGACCACTGGGACCAGCACCATGGGGACCGGCACGCCTGAGACCGGCGCGACTGGGACCGGGACAGTTGCGACTGGCGAAACTGGGACCGGCACAACTGGGACCGGCACAACTGGGGCCGGCACAGCGGAAATCTGGAATGCCGAGACGTTCGACGCGATGCGGCGCAACCTGATTCCGTCGTTCGACCTGATCTACGACAGCGCCGTGCACGCGGTCGTCGGCACCGTGCCCGCCCGAGCCCGCATTCTCGACCTGGGCGCCGGCACCGGACTGCTCGGCGGTGCGGTCCTGCGCCGCCTTCCCCAGGCCGAACTGACCCTCCTCGACCACTCGCCGGTGATGCTGGAGAAGGCACACCAGAGATTCGCCGGAAACGACCGGGTCACCTCGCTGGTCGCCGACCTGCTCGACCCGCTGCCCGAGGGCCCGTTCCACGCCGTGGTCTCCGGCCTGGCCATCCACCACCTCGAACACGTGGCGAAGCAGGACCTGTTCCGGCGCATCCGCGAAGTCCTGGTGCCCGGCGGGATCTTCGTCAACGTCGAGCAGCTGGCCGGGCCGGACGACGCCGTCGAGGCGATCTACGACCAGCTGCACGAGGCGCACGTCCTGCGGTCCGAGTGCCCCGCCCACGAATGGGCCGCGGGCCGGGAGCGGATGAAGCTCGACATCTGTGCCGACCTGGAGGCCCAGTTGGCGTGGCTGCGCCAGGCCGGATTCGCCCAGGTCGACTGTCTGGCCAAGGACTGGCGGTTCGGGACCTACGCGGCCTGGGCCGCCGCATGAGCGCCGAACTGTACGACGGCGTACGGGAGATTGCGCGGCAGCGGTCCGAAGTGTGCGCGATCCAGGACGTGGACGGCACCCCGGTCGGCTACGGCGAGCTCATCGTGCTCGCCGACCGGCTGGCCGGCGCGCTCGACGCCCGCGGGGTGCGCGCGGGGGACGCGGTGGCCTTCGCGCTGCCCAACAGCGCCTGCTACGTGGCGCTGATCCTCGCGGTCGCCCGGCTGCGCGCGCGGTACGTACCGTTGATGCGGGACTTCAGCGAGGAGGAGTCGGCCCGCGCGGTGCGCCAGGCCGAGCCGGTCCTGCTCGTCGCGGAACGCCCCCATCACGTACCGGAAGGGTCGCTTCCCGTGGTGGGCCTTGACGAGCTATGCCGCGCGGATGCCGGGCGGCGGCTCGCGCAGGGCGATGCGCCGGGGAGCATGACGGTCGACGCACCCGGCAGCGGCACGGCGGCCTCCGCCTCCTCCGCCTCGCAGGAGAGCGAACGCACTGCTGTCTTCCGGCTGTTGTGGACCTCCGGCTCCACCGGCTTCCCCAAGATGATGGCCTGGCGCCAGGACAAGTTCGTCACCGAACGGCGCCGCTGGCTCGCCGACACCGGCATGACCGCCGCCGACGTCTACTACTGCCGCCACCCCCTGGACGTCGCCCACGCCACGGACCTGCATGTCTTCGCCGCGCTGCTGAGCGGGGCACGCCTGGTCCTCGCCGACCCCGAGGCGCCGCCCGCCGCACACCTGGCGCGGCTGGCCGCCGAGCGGGTCACCGTGATGAGCGCGCTGCCCGCGCACTACACCCAGCTGATCGCGACCGCCCGCGCACACGGCCGGGTGGATCTCTCCGCGCTGCGCCGGCCGCTGTGCGGCGGCGCCTACCTCGGCCCCGCCACCGTGCGGGAGGCGGACGACGTCCTCGGGATCCGTATCCGCCAGATCTACGGATCCACCGAATTCGGCCTTGCCCTGGGCAACATGGCGGACGAGGTGCAGACCCGCCTCGCCATGACCGCGGTGCGCGAGGTCGGCGCACGCATCGAGCCGCTGACCGAACAGAGCTCGGAAACAGGCGAGTTGGTGCTGCGCTCCGACTGCACCAGCGAGGGCTATCCACACGTCCCGGGGGCACAGGCCCGCACGTTCCGCGACGGGGAGTTCTGGACCGGCGATGTCGCGGAGCGGCTGCCGGGCGGCGCGTTCCGGATACTCGGCCGGGTCGACGAGGCCCTCGCCGGCCCGAAGGGCCCGGTGTTGGCCCCGGCCGTGGACGCGGAGATCGCCGAGGCCTGCCCGGGGACGGAGGCGGCCACGCTGCCCGTCGAGCCCGGCGCCTACCTCAACCGCGTGGTGCTCGCCCTGTGCCCCGGACCGGAAGCCGATCCGGAGACGGTCCTCAAGGCGGCCCGGGACGTACTCGCCGAGCACGGACTGGACGCGACGATGCACCTGGTCGACGCGATACCGCACACCCCCGTGGGCAAGATCGACAAGCCGCAGTTGCGCGCGCGGTTCGCACTGGCGGGGGCCCGTTGATGCACTACGAACGCCACGGCGAGGGGCCCGCCGTACTGATGATTCCGGGCCTCGGGGCCACCGCTGCCTTCTTCGACCGGGCGGTCGCCGACCTGAGCCGTGACCACACCGTCGTCACCGTGGACCTGCCCGGCCACGGCCGCACCCCGCGCGGCAGGGGAGAGCCCACCCTGCAGAGCGCCGCCGTACAGCTGCGCGGGGTGATTCATGGCCTCGGCCTCGATCAACTCACACTGGTGGGCTGGTCGTTGGGGGCCACCCTCGCCTGGACCTACCTGGAGCGGTTCGGCGCGGACGGGGTCCGGCGCCTGGTCTCCGTCGACCAGTCGCCCCGGCTGATCGACGAAGACGGGTGGGAGTACGCGGCTTTCGGTTCCCTGGACCGCAAGGGCGGCCAGGACCTGGTGGCCTCGGCCATCCAGGATCCCGCCGGATTCCTGACGAACCTGATCCACGGCTCCTTCGCCACCGGCAGTGAGCCCGCCCCCGGACTCGTCGCCGAACTCCTCGCCCACAGCGCCTCCTGCGACCCGGCGGCACTGCGCAGTCTGCTCGCGGACGCGCTCGCCCAGGACTGGCGGGAGCGGGTCGGGGCGCTCACCCTGCCGACCCTGCTCGTGCACGGCGGCCGGAGCGCGGTCTACCCGCCCGAGGTCGGCGCCTGGCTGGCCGAGGCGTTCCCGGTGGCCCGCCTCGAAGTCATCGAGACGGCGGGGCACCTCTGCTTCCTCGAGGAACCCGAGCGGTTCGCCACCGCCATCCGGACATTCGAAGCAAGCCCCGCAAGCCAGTTGAGCCACGAAGACCGCGCGAACCACACGAACCACGCGAGTCATGCGAGCCACCCGAGCCACCCGAGCCACCCGAACCACACGGACGGAAGCGGAAGGTGAAAGCGGCCATGACCGACCCCGCCGGGCACCAGGCCAAGCGGCTGTGCTGGATCTACCCCGACCGCGGCACGCTGCGCCAGCGGACCGCCGAGGACAACGCCGTCTGGACGAAGTACACCGGGATCGCCGCCGACGTCGGCCTGCGCATGTCGCTCCACAAGGCCGAGGCGATCACCGTCGAGGCGATCGGGGACGGGGAGCCGAGGATCTTCCTCGACGGCGAGCGGATCACGCCCGAGGACACCATCCTCGTCACCTCCCTGTGGTCGCTGCCGCACCAGGTCCAGGAGGTCTGCAACCAGCTCTTCGCCTACTCCATCCTGGAACAGGCCGGGTTCTACCTGCCGATCCACCCCAAGTACTCGTACATCACCACCGACAAGATGGCGACGATGCTGTACCTGCGGGACTGCCCGGTACCCCGGGTGCCGACCGTGCGGATAGGCGCCGGCCGGGACGCCCCGAGCGGCCACTGGGCGCCGGCCGTGGCGAACCTGGAGTTCCCGCTCCTGGTGAAGCCCGCCTACTGGGGCATGGGCACGGGCGTCTGCCTTGCGCACAGCATGCACGAGCTGCGCGGGCTCATCGGCCTCGCCGGCGGCGCCGACACCGCGCTTGCCGTCCAGCCCTATCTCGGCGAGGGCGTCGACGACTTCCGGGTGTACGTCATCGACGGCAAGCCGCACACGGTGCTGCGCCGCATCCCCCAGGGCGCCGCGCTCACCGCGAACACGGCCAACGGCGGCACCTTCGACTACGTGCCCGTGCCGCCCGAACTGACCGACGCCCTCGCCTACCTCGCGAAGCAGCTGCCCATGCCCTACTTCGCGGCCGACTTCCTGTGGGACGGAACGCAGTTCTGGCTGTCCGAGGTGGAGCCCGACGGCGCGGTCGGCTACGCCCCGGACGAGGAGGTCGCCAAGATCCAACGCCGGGTGATCGAGGACCGGTTCCGGGCGTACGTCGCCGCGCACGCCCGGTGGGTCGAGCAGCGGGAAAGCGCCGCCTGATGGGCGCGGTCGCAGCCAGGATCGGGCAGTTGGCCTGGGCGGACGTCCTCGCCCAGGCGCAGGGTCTGCAGCACCGGGGCGGTGCGCCGGTGCCGCCGGGTGCCGCCCGGCTCGAGGACCTGCCGGTGACCGGCCCCGCCGAGATCCTGGCCGTCACGCGCGCCGCGGCAAGGGGCAAGGGCGCCGCACTGATGTCCAGCGGGGGCACCACGGGCCGGCCGAAGCTCACCTATGTGCCGTACGGCCAGGCGGTCGGACGACTGCTGACCGAGTGGCGGCCGCTCACCCCCGACCACGTACTGCTCAACCTCTTCAACCCCGGCCGGATGTGGGCCTCCCACTACTACATGCAGACGCTGAGCGAGCGCAGCGACTGCACGGTGATGCCGTCCGGGCCCTTCGCCCCCGAGGACGTGGGGCGCTGGCTGCCGATGTTCGAGGAGGTCGGCCTGAACGCCCTGGCCGGCACCCCGACCGCCCTCGCGGACTTCGCCGAGGGCGTGCTGCGGGCAGGGGCGAGCCTCCCGGTCGACGTGGTGATCTGGATGGCCGAGCCCTGGACCGACGCCAAGCACCACACCATGCTCAAGGCCTTTCCCGATGCCGGGTACTGGGGCAACTACGGCTCGGTGGAGACGTACGTCATGGCCACCGCGACACCGGAGTGCGACTTCGAAGTGCTCCATCTGATGCCCGATCAGGTCCTTGAACTGGAGGACAAGGGCGCCCTGTTGACCAGACGCGGCGACGGCTGGACCGTGCCCGCGGTCCGCTACCGGCTCGGCGACCGGATCGGCCCCGCCGCCTGCCGCTGCGGGCGCCCCGACGCGCTGCGGGTGCTCGGCCGGGCGGACGACTCGGTCAGCCTGCGCAGCGCGCTGTTCAGCGTCGGCGAAGTGCTCGCCCACGCCCGGGAGTTGGCGGGTGTCGAGGAGGCCCAGCTGGTGCTGACCCGGAGCAATGACTCCCTGCGGTCGGCGTCCGCGCTGACTCTGCAGTACGCGGGTGACGCGGACCCCGATGCGGTGCGGGCCCACCTCACCGCGGGGTTCATCCACCTCGCCGCGGTCGACAGCCGCTATCCCGGAGCGATCGGAGCACGCCGCGTGGGACAGGTGGACAGAGTGGACCGCACGAACAAGGTCCCCCCGACGGTGTGGAGAGACGAGTGAGCTCCGCGACGGGTCCGCACGGCCCCCCGACAGCTCCGCAAGGTCCCACGGCGACCTCGCAAGGCCCCCCGGCGCCCGGCGGATGGCGCGGCAACCCCTGGGTCAGCCTGGTGGTCCTCGCGCTGGGGTTCTTCCTGACGATGCTCGACATCTCCATCGTCAACATCGCCGTCCCGGACATCGTCGAGGACTTCGACGCGCCGCTGTCCGATGTGCTCTGGGCGGTCAACTCCTACGTCCTGGTGGTCGCGGTGGTGCTGATCGCCGCGGGACGGCTGGGCGATCTGTACGGGCCCCGGCGGCTCTTCACCGCGGGGATCGCCGTGTTCACCGTGTTCAGCCTGGCCTGCGGCCTGGCGGGCAACCCGGCCGAGCTGATCGCCGCCCGGGCCCTGCAGGGTCTGGGCGCGGGGCTGTTGCTGCCCCAGACCATGGCCATGATCGTGGTGATCTTCCCGGCCGAACGGCGCGGTGCCGCGATGGGCATATGGGGTGCGGTCGGCGGCATCGCCGCCGTCGCCGGACCTTCGCTCGGCGGTCTCCTCGTGACGGCCCGGGGCTGGCAGTGGATCTTCATGGTGAACGTACCCGTGGGTCTCGCCGCGCTCGTCCTGACCCAGCTGGCCGTGCCCGATCCCCGCAACAGCCGACGGCACCGCCTCGACGTCGGAGGCATCGCCCTCGCCTTCGGCGGGCTGTTCTGCCTGACCTTCGCGCTGATGGAGGGGCAGCGCTTCGACTGGGCGCCCTGGATCATCGCCCTGCTGATGCTGTCCGCGGGGATCGCGTACTGGTTCCTGCGGCACGAGCGCCGGCGGCAGGACCAGGAGCCCCTGGTGCCGTTCGCACTGTTCCGCGACCGCGACTACACGGCCATGAACGTGGTCGCTGCCTCGGTCTCGCTCGGCGTCATCGCGCTGATGCTGCTGCTGACCATGTTCTTCCAGTCCGTCCTGGGCTTCTCGGCGCTGGAGGCGGGCCTCGCCCTCGCCCCGGCCGCGGTGATCTCCACCGTCCTCGCCCCGTTCTCCGGGCGGTTCTCGGACCGCTTCGACGGCAAGCACATCCTGCTCGCCGGCTTCGGCCTCACCGCCGCGGGGATGGCCCTGGCCCTTCCGGTGATGGACACGGGCGCCGACTGGTGGGCCTTCGTGCCGCCGCTCGTCGTGATCGGATGCGGCAACGGACTGCTCATCTCCCCGATGGCTACGGTGGCGATGCGCGGGGTGCGACCCCAACTGGCGGGCGCGGCCTCCGGAGTGCTGAGCACCGTCCGACAGTTGGGGGCCGTCCTCGGGGTCGCCGTGGTCGGCCTGTTCCTGCAGAGCAGGCTCCCGGACCCGGCCGACACCGGTGCCGCACTGGCCGGGCACGCGGATTCCGTCCGGGCCGGGATGGCCATCCCGCTCACCGCAGTGGTGATCGGCGCGATCGCCTGCCTGCCCACCCGCCGGACGCGCACGGCGGGCACGGCCAAGCCCGTGGCGGCACCGGCCGCCACGGGCGAAAAGGCTTGACCCGCGGTCGTACGTTGCTGAAAGGGCCGCCCTGGTCAAGGCCGGGCCGGGGCCCTTCTGCCGGAGGTCTGCCAGAAGGGCCCTAGGGCCTGTCTTCAAACTCCCGTCGTCGCCCGAAGGGCGGCCTTGCGGCGTCTGGTGCGTGCTCTCGGCGTGCCGGGTGGAAGGCCCCGTCGACGGACCGGACGTACTTGGGCTTTCGCCCGGTGCGGCGAGAGGGGGTCCCCCCTGCTCGAAGAGCTTGGGGGAGCGTGCCAGGCGTCGCGAGGCAGACGGGAGTTTGAAGACAGGCCCTAGGGCTGCGCCGGGGCCCCCGCCT
Proteins encoded in this window:
- a CDS encoding DHA2 family efflux MFS transporter permease subunit, encoding MSSATGPHGPPTAPQGPTATSQGPPAPGGWRGNPWVSLVVLALGFFLTMLDISIVNIAVPDIVEDFDAPLSDVLWAVNSYVLVVAVVLIAAGRLGDLYGPRRLFTAGIAVFTVFSLACGLAGNPAELIAARALQGLGAGLLLPQTMAMIVVIFPAERRGAAMGIWGAVGGIAAVAGPSLGGLLVTARGWQWIFMVNVPVGLAALVLTQLAVPDPRNSRRHRLDVGGIALAFGGLFCLTFALMEGQRFDWAPWIIALLMLSAGIAYWFLRHERRRQDQEPLVPFALFRDRDYTAMNVVAASVSLGVIALMLLLTMFFQSVLGFSALEAGLALAPAAVISTVLAPFSGRFSDRFDGKHILLAGFGLTAAGMALALPVMDTGADWWAFVPPLVVIGCGNGLLISPMATVAMRGVRPQLAGAASGVLSTVRQLGAVLGVAVVGLFLQSRLPDPADTGAALAGHADSVRAGMAIPLTAVVIGAIACLPTRRTRTAGTAKPVAAPAATGEKA
- a CDS encoding uracil-xanthine permease family protein, whose product is MAGFGWKLHGDGKHLAPGEVVKPDERLTWGRTAGLGAQHVVSMIGACFVAPVLMGLDPNLALMASGVATILFLLMTRGRIPSYLGSSLSFVGVAAVIAGQGGDAGTLTGALLVVGAALAVCGIIIQIVGGKVIHAVLPPAVTGAVVMLIGFNLAPVTAGTYWPQDQWTALATMFFTGLALVVLRGFWARVAIFLGLVFGYVLSWVLDRTAGKIHSADGSGKVTDHWRIDFSGVAKADWIGFPSFHAPNFSASAILVALPVLVALIAENAGHVKAVGEMTGEVLDDKMGTAIAADGTATMLSTAVGGPATTTYAENIGVMAATRVYSTAAYWAAACFALLFGLCPKIGALVAAIPGGVLGGITVILYGMIGLLGAQIWVRNKVDFTQPLNLVPAAAGVIIGIGGVSLKFSDNFELSGIALGTLIVVTGYHALRWLSKAAGTHQSPLLDGGTSEYDNDVRASG
- a CDS encoding class I SAM-dependent methyltransferase, giving the protein MRRNLIPSFDLIYDSAVHAVVGTVPARARILDLGAGTGLLGGAVLRRLPQAELTLLDHSPVMLEKAHQRFAGNDRVTSLVADLLDPLPEGPFHAVVSGLAIHHLEHVAKQDLFRRIREVLVPGGIFVNVEQLAGPDDAVEAIYDQLHEAHVLRSECPAHEWAAGRERMKLDICADLEAQLAWLRQAGFAQVDCLAKDWRFGTYAAWAAA
- a CDS encoding AMP-binding protein: MGAVAARIGQLAWADVLAQAQGLQHRGGAPVPPGAARLEDLPVTGPAEILAVTRAAARGKGAALMSSGGTTGRPKLTYVPYGQAVGRLLTEWRPLTPDHVLLNLFNPGRMWASHYYMQTLSERSDCTVMPSGPFAPEDVGRWLPMFEEVGLNALAGTPTALADFAEGVLRAGASLPVDVVIWMAEPWTDAKHHTMLKAFPDAGYWGNYGSVETYVMATATPECDFEVLHLMPDQVLELEDKGALLTRRGDGWTVPAVRYRLGDRIGPAACRCGRPDALRVLGRADDSVSLRSALFSVGEVLAHARELAGVEEAQLVLTRSNDSLRSASALTLQYAGDADPDAVRAHLTAGFIHLAAVDSRYPGAIGARRVGQVDRVDRTNKVPPTVWRDE
- a CDS encoding class I adenylate-forming enzyme family protein yields the protein MSAELYDGVREIARQRSEVCAIQDVDGTPVGYGELIVLADRLAGALDARGVRAGDAVAFALPNSACYVALILAVARLRARYVPLMRDFSEEESARAVRQAEPVLLVAERPHHVPEGSLPVVGLDELCRADAGRRLAQGDAPGSMTVDAPGSGTAASASSASQESERTAVFRLLWTSGSTGFPKMMAWRQDKFVTERRRWLADTGMTAADVYYCRHPLDVAHATDLHVFAALLSGARLVLADPEAPPAAHLARLAAERVTVMSALPAHYTQLIATARAHGRVDLSALRRPLCGGAYLGPATVREADDVLGIRIRQIYGSTEFGLALGNMADEVQTRLAMTAVREVGARIEPLTEQSSETGELVLRSDCTSEGYPHVPGAQARTFRDGEFWTGDVAERLPGGAFRILGRVDEALAGPKGPVLAPAVDAEIAEACPGTEAATLPVEPGAYLNRVVLALCPGPEADPETVLKAARDVLAEHGLDATMHLVDAIPHTPVGKIDKPQLRARFALAGAR
- a CDS encoding ATP-grasp domain-containing protein — encoded protein: MTDPAGHQAKRLCWIYPDRGTLRQRTAEDNAVWTKYTGIAADVGLRMSLHKAEAITVEAIGDGEPRIFLDGERITPEDTILVTSLWSLPHQVQEVCNQLFAYSILEQAGFYLPIHPKYSYITTDKMATMLYLRDCPVPRVPTVRIGAGRDAPSGHWAPAVANLEFPLLVKPAYWGMGTGVCLAHSMHELRGLIGLAGGADTALAVQPYLGEGVDDFRVYVIDGKPHTVLRRIPQGAALTANTANGGTFDYVPVPPELTDALAYLAKQLPMPYFAADFLWDGTQFWLSEVEPDGAVGYAPDEEVAKIQRRVIEDRFRAYVAAHARWVEQRESAA
- a CDS encoding alpha/beta fold hydrolase, with product MHYERHGEGPAVLMIPGLGATAAFFDRAVADLSRDHTVVTVDLPGHGRTPRGRGEPTLQSAAVQLRGVIHGLGLDQLTLVGWSLGATLAWTYLERFGADGVRRLVSVDQSPRLIDEDGWEYAAFGSLDRKGGQDLVASAIQDPAGFLTNLIHGSFATGSEPAPGLVAELLAHSASCDPAALRSLLADALAQDWRERVGALTLPTLLVHGGRSAVYPPEVGAWLAEAFPVARLEVIETAGHLCFLEEPERFATAIRTFEASPASQLSHEDRANHTNHASHASHPSHPSHPNHTDGSGR